The Polyodon spathula isolate WHYD16114869_AA chromosome 45, ASM1765450v1, whole genome shotgun sequence region tcaagttgattattttaagaaaatatttcctGCAGGTGACAGGAAATGAATGAAACACATAAACAATCAACAACAGGAAGTGAGGACCGTGCACTgagaacaaagagagagagaggagagagaagaggagagcaaggagaggggagagaggagaggggagtggggagaggagtgaggagagagaggagagagagaggagggagaagagagagagagaaagagaggagagagagagtttctGTGTTTGCTCCTCGTTCTGTTTTTTTCcaggaaaaaacaaagaaacatgcaaGTCTTAATCACAcccagctgccctatgcttgtgctgccattgcccctcagtgtaatacacaaccattattgcattgccattgcagagcccctgtctgtgtgtctgcattgccattgaagatcactgaggggatagttagcacactgtggtctcattctaccaatggcatcccattgcagctgccctatgcttgtgctgccattgcccctcagtgtaatacacaaccattattgcattgccattgcagagcccctgcctgtgtgtctgcattgccattgaagatcattgaggggatagttagcacactgtggtctcattctaccaatggcatcccattgcagctgccctatgcttgtgctgccattgcccctcagtgtaatacacaaccattattgcattgccattgcagagcccctgtctgtgtgtctgcattgccattgaagatcattgaggggatagttagcacactgtggagAGAAGggattctaccaatggcatcccattgcagctgccctatgcttgtgctgccattgcccctcagtgtaatacacaaccattattgcattgccattgatcAAAGCCCCTGCAATGTGTGTCTGTACTGCACCTATGAGGAGAGttagagagggggaggagagaaaagagagaggagaggagagagaggagagataggggTCTCtaggagagagaagggagaggagtggaggatagaggagagagcagagagaggagagtggagagacaggagagacagGATGTGGGTACTCAGTGTGCAGACAGAGAATGAGGATAGACAGACAGGAGAAAGGAGAGTGGAGAGGGAGGATAGGGGTACTCAATCTCAAAAGAGAAGTCTAGAGAGAAACTGAAGTTAGAGGAGATTAGAATACagagtctagtgatctcaaactgcagttacaatgagATGGAGagacagtctagtctagtgatctcaaactgcagttacaatgggGTTCTAagacagtctagtctagtgatctcaaactgcagttacaatgaggctcaatacagtctagtctagtgatctcaaactgcagttacaatgtgattataatacagaCTAGACTAGTGATCTCAAACTATTTTACAATGTTATTCTAGCacagtctagtgatctcaaaacgcagttacaatgtgattataatacagtctagtctagtgatctcaaactgcagttacaatgtgattctaatacagtctagtctagtgatctcaaactgcagttacaatgtgattataatacagtctagtctagtgatctcaaactgcagttacaatgtaattcaatacagtctagtctagtgatctcaaactgcagttacaatgtaattcaatacagtctagtctagtgatctcaaactgcagttacaatgtgattataatacagtctagtctagtgatctcaaactgcagttacaatgtgattctaatacagtctagtctagtgatctcaaactgcagttacaatgtaatccaatccagtctagtctagtgatctcaaactgcagttacaatgtgattataatacagtctagtctagtgatctcaaactgcagttacaatgtgattcaatacagtctagtctagtgatctcaaactgcagttacaatgtgattataatacagtctagtctagtgatctcaaactgcagttacaatgtgattataatacagtctagtctagtgatctcaaactgcagttacaatgtgattataatacagtctagtctagtgatctcaaactgcagttacaatgtgattataatacagtctagtctagtgatctcaaactgcagttacaatgtgattataatacagtctagtctagtgatctcaaactgcagttacaatgtgattcaatacagtctagtctagtgatctcaaactgcagttacaatgtgattataacacagtctagtctagtgatctcaaactgcagttacaatgtgattcaatacagtctagtctagtgatctcaaactgcagttacaatgtgattataatacagtctagtctagtgatctcaaactgcagttacaatgtgattataatacagtctagtctagtgatctcaaactgcagttacaatgtgattcaatacagtctagtctagtgatctcaaactgcagttacaatgtgattataatacagtctagtctagtgatctcaaactgcagttacaatgtgattataatacagtctagtctagtgatctcaaactgcagttacaatgtgattataatacagtctagtctagtgatctcaaactgcagttacaatgtgattcaaatacagtctagtctagtgatctcaaactgcagttacaatgtgattcaatacagtctagtctagtgatctcaaactgcagttacaatgtgattataatacagtctagtctagtgatctcaaactgcagttacaatgtgattataatacagtctagtctagtgatctcaaactgcagttacaatgcaattcaatacagtctagtctagtgatctcaaactgcagttacaatgtaattcaatacagtctagtctagtgatctcaaactgcagttacaatgtgattcaatacagtctagtctagtgatctcaaactgcagttacaatgtgattataatacagtctactctctctctcctctttctccttcctctctcctctcccatctcAGGATGTCTCCTTCTCTCTCGATGCTCCTCTCTCTTGCTCTGCTCTGCTGGGGTGCGGGACGGCTTCCCTGTGTGGAGGGGAGGGTCACGCAGCACCTGTGTGGGGTTCACCTGGTGGAGGCGCTGTTGTTCGTCTGCGGACCGAAAGGATTTTTCTACACGAGCGgcctagtctagtgatctcaaaatgcagttacaatgtaattataatacTTAGTCCGAGACAAGGCGGTAAGGAGAGCGGTAGAGCAGTCCATGGGAAGAGAGAGCTACAAGGAGAGAAGAGAAGATGTTGTCGAGGCTCCCAGGCCGTCGTGGACCGAAAGGATTTTTTCCGCGACAACAGCGACGCCTGCAGCTTTCCTAAAAGATGtagcactggtgtgtgtgtgtgtgtgtgtgtgtgtgtgtgtggtgtgtgtgtgtgtgtgtgtgtgtgtgtgtgtgtgtgtcagtgtgtgtgtgtgtgtttgtgtgtcagtgtgtgtcactgtgtgtcagtgtgtgtgtgtgtcagtgtgtgtgtctgtgtttgtctcaGATCCTTGTGATGATTTTTTTCGGTGTAGTTTCTCTAATGCTGTCTGTCTgacttgttctctctctctctctctctctctctctctctctctctcctctctcctctcagagaTTCTGCTCAGCCCAGCTGCTCACTTGCTgctggaggggagagagaagcGTGGCATCGTGGAGCAGTGCTGTCACTACTACTGCACTTACTATGACCTGGAGAACTACTGTAACAACTAGAGAGAGaggcgaggagagagagagagaagaggtacTACCTCCCTCGACCTTCTCCTGTCCTATCTCTCCTCCGCACCAGTCTCTCCTTCTCCTATCCTCTCCCTATCCTCCATATCTCcagatgagaggagaggagagagaagaatgagaggagaggggagaggagaagagagaggagaggagagagaggagaggagaggagagagaaaagaggAGAGGAATAGAGAGGATAGAATTGATAGAGATCTGTGTACAATCACTGTTCTAGACTGAAGCAGAATTTCATTGTTGTTGTAAATGTTTAATCTCAATAAATGAATTCAAAGTGACAGACTCCAATGTAGTTTGACTGCTGAGTTGCACCTGCTGGCGTTTGAGaagctctcccctctctctttctctaaaGAAAtaaacccctttttaaaaataaataaataaatctgctaaACTAACGGGCGCCTCTTAGAAAGAACTCCGCGCTTTCGTTTAAATCGCTTTCAAGTCGCTTCACGTTTTCAAACAGGAGAGGACTTCAAATCTCACGAAGTGCGCTGGCGCCACCTGCTGGCCAAACTGCGGCACTGCGATCAGCTATCTTTAAAAATcagaatcaatcaataaataaaaatcaataattaataCGGGGGGGGGGGCCTGTATTGCTCAGACACGCCCCCTTTATTTTCGGCTCCTGTTGGTCTCTCCCGGTCCCGGTCCTGCAAAGGGTCGAGAGAAGTCGCGGAATCAGAGATCCGGCGAAATCAACAAAGTCTTTCaaggaaggaaaacaaaacaaaacacgtttcattgtttgtttgtttttgttttttattatcgtttttttttcaatatttacacAGCCacgtttttttaaacattttcaaatacagtcTGCTtgttccaataataataataataataataataataataataatacaaggcgCTCTCTCTGTACAGCCTCTCcctctgctctccctctctctctccctctctctctcctccctctcctcctctcctctctcatcctGCTCTCTCACCCcaccctctctcctcctctccatctcttctcctccctctactcctctcctctctctctccctccctctctctctctctctctctctcccctctctctccctctctccctctttcctccccactcctctcctctctctctccctccctctctcctctcctccctcatccTGCTCTCTCaccccacctcctcctcctctccctctttcctccccactcctctcctctcctcccatcTTCAAATACATTCTGATCAATATATGTTTATATTCATCTCACACAAGTACAAGtatatgtgtctctctctctctgtctgtctgtgtctgtgtcaggTCGGTAGGGGTCGGGGGTCCGGGTGTCCAGGGGTTCAGGGGGTCCCCTATGTCTGCTCCCCCCCGCTCCCCCGCTCCCCCTGGTCCATCGTCCGGCCGTGCTTCCTGAAATATTTGTATCGCTGGACATAAAGCTTCACCAGATTATTAACCTTCACTGGATTGATCTCTCCTGTGCGACTGTGACAGATCTGAGAAAGAGGGGAAGGAGAGAGAggtgggggagagggagagggggaggagagaggggggagtggGGGAGAGGGAGACTTGCATGAATACAgatattaaagtgttttttgagAATGACAGACACACGGAGACACACTCACTTTGTGGACGGCCTTTCTCAGGATCCCCTTGTACTCCTCCTTCGTGATTTCCTTTCTCTGGTAGTAAGGTTTGATTGACAGCTTCACCTCCTCCACTGCCCTCTCCTGGGTGTTGAGCTTCTTCaaatactgagagagagagacctcaaatactgagagagaggagaggaaggattgaggagagagagatagcGGAGAAGAGAAGgagatgagagagggaggggggaagagaggagagagagagaggagaataggagaggagaaaggagagagcagaggagagagagagagagaaagaagagaggagaggagagagagggagagaggagaagagagagagagggagcgagagagagaggagagagagagaaagaaagaaagaagagagcgagagagaagaagactcctcttctccttctctctctctcgtctgggaggaagagagagcggagaggcgggagggagagagagaggatggtAGGGAGGAGGATGAGAGGAGCCGAGAGCGAgacgagagagtgagagagacgagagagagagagaagagaggaggagagaggagaggagagagagagagaagagagagaagagagaggagagaagagagagggagagagagagagagagagaagggaggagagggAAGACGGACGGAGGGCGGAagggaggaggatgaggagagagagagggagagagaagagactTGACGATGGAGGTGGAGGGAATGGTGAGAGGTGAGTATGAGTAGGGAGAGGTGAGAGGAAAttgcgagaggagagagagagatgattgaatggaggagaggggagagaacgacggggaggggggaggagggggagggggggggagagagagaagagaggcaGAAGAAGAGAAGAGCGCTCGAGGAGAGTGAGCGAGAAAGAGGTAAGGCGCGCCAGGGCGATAGACGCGACCCGAGAGACGGGCAGAGGAATCGAAAGGCTGGAGACGAGAGAAGAGCGTGTAGAAGGAGGAGAAGACGGAGACGGGAGAGAGAGCCGCGCAAAGAGGACGTACAGGAACTCAGACAGCACGAAGGCAGAAAGAGCGAGAGATAGAAGCGCGTATGAGTGCAGAGAGGAGCGAGCGCGAGTAGAGAGCCCGGGAGGACTATAGGGCAGCGCCGCAAAAGAGGACACGTAGGCCCGGGTAGAACCACCAGACTAGGGGCAAATACCCAAAAGGCCAAACAAGCAGATCCAATGCTCGGCAAAGGGATAGAGCGCGCGACAGGCGAGCCGAGGACTATGCGCAGTCAGAGCCGGAGCAGCAGCTGTGCGAGGCGCCGGGAGAGAAGGCGAGGAGCGCCAGTCGGAATGGTGACTGGCCGAAGGGCGAGCGCACAAGACGCAGGAGAATGGGGAGGGCAGTGAGGGGGAGCCGGGGGAGGGGAGAGatcagcaggagagagagagagaatagtgAAGGAGAGAAGGAcggaagagagacagagaaagggaCAGCGAGCGTAGGCGGAAGGCCAGAGGGAGCAGAAGGGGAGGGAGAAGCAGAGCAGAGAGGATAGAAGGAGACCGAagaaaggaggagagagagaaagaagacgAGAGAAGGGAGAGACTTTCTTTCGCgagactttttgacttttaaaaagaaagaacataaattgaaacaaacaaaaaaagagcacgcaatacaaaaaaaagcactttggttataagtataaaaagtacacaaaaaaaagtaaatacaaatgtgtgaGTGTGTTGCATTACCGGATCAAAACCGCAGTtcgactgcagaaaaaaaaaaaagactatggaGCAAGCCACATCCAGAAGTACCCCAACGGATCCACTGCTTTCCTCATAAACCAATTttaacagacagacacacagataaacagacacacagacagtcagATAGACAGAGATGAGACAGACAGCCAGACACAGCTAGACAGAgatacagatggacagacaggagacagagagaaacagacagacacacagatagagacAAACAggctagacagagacacagatagacagacagacagagagacacacagacagacagagacagacacacacagacagacaacagatcagacagacagccagccagCACCACACAGTACAGAGTTCACAGATAGACAAGAcagggaggagacagaggagCAACAGGACAGAAACAAAGATTtgagacaaacagacacagacagacaacagACAGTACACAGTCGACCAGTCAAAGGATCGACAGCTCTGAGAACCATATAAGCCGAGGACACAGGACACACAGAAGCTGtcgcacagagacagacacacagatagaccAGCCAGCCAGACTCAGGCTGTATGTTAGACACAGactagacagagacacagatggacagacaggcCAGACACGAGAGAAAGAAGGACAGACAGACCGGTTGGCTCACAGACACAGATTTGAcctgtgtgtctttgttttgtcAGTGCTTTGTGGATATGACACAGTAGGCTGCGTGTAGAACAGTCTCTCTTTGTACAGTATGTCGGAACATCAACAGGGTACAGAtagagacaaacagacacagacagacagacagacaaacagacacagacagacagacacagctagacagagacacagatagacagacaggagacagagagaaacagacagacacacagatagacagacacacaacaGATAAATACATAAAGTTTGTATTAGATTAGACACAGCCAGACGAACAGAGAACACAGATAGAGCGAACAGTAGGCCTGACAAGGATGACAGCAGATGCAGTCTCACAGACAGAACAcaagagacaggcagacagaacAGGACAGGAGACAGGCAGAATTAGCTCAGACCACTGTggctagacagagacacagatagaAAGCCAGGGAGCTTTGTGTAGAGAAAACAGACAGATCACACTTGCATTGATAAAACTcagacacaaacagacacagagcagacagacagacaagacagcaGACACAGCCCCCTAGACAGAGACACAAGAATAGAAAAGGacaggagaagagagagggacaGGATCAACAGCTTAGTCTAAGAGACAGAGACAGGACAGTAGACAGAGAGCCAAGTAGAGGAGGACACAGATAGGAGACCAGAACAGGGAAAAACAGGACAGGAGACAGAACAAGAGAGACAGAAGGACACAGGAAGAACAGACACTACGGCCAGCCAGAGACAAAGGACGAGACAACAGTCAGAGTAACAGAGAAAACAGACAGGTAGCAGCAGAGCGAGAAACCGACACTGCACACGAtctagacagagacacagatagacagacaggagAGTATCAGAGAATCCAGACACAGCAGACAGCTAGGGGTCGAAGACCCGTGAGCGAAGAAACAGACCAGGACAAGAGATAGAATGGTTGGACAGACACAGGACACGATCCTATGTGATAGACAGACaggagacagagagaaacagacagacacacagatagagacAAACCTCCAGACAACATATACCAGACACAAGACAGGTTAGAGACAAACAGAGGACAGACATGCGATGAAAGGAAGATTAAGACAGAGAGGCCTTTGACCACAGAGAATGGAGTTTCCGTTTGACAGATTTCTACCACCCCAAATCCCTTAGGGAGTCCCATTAGCACAGGAGATGTGGCCAGACaggagacagagagaaacagacagacacacacagagacagactcaGTGAAAGACCTCTATTGCCCCCAAATCCCTTTGAAATCACAATGAATGACTTGCTGCCTAGATTCGAAATTGAACCCGGGTCCCCTCGcacctgctcctgctgctgctcctcccTCCTCCGCTCTTCCTGCCAGCCGGCCGTCCTTCCTCTTTCACCTCTCCCTCGTTCCTCCTTTCTTCCAGAGCCAAACTCGAAGAGGCCGTTccaggctcctcctcctcctcctcccccctcctcctcctcctcctccccaggaAACTAGAGGAGGAGGGAGGCGAGGGACGGAGAGTCGTCGAAGGAATAGTTTGTCTAGATCTCCAGGCGAGGGGGGGGACGAATCGGGGGAGACGGGACCGAAGCGCATGCTCCTTGGCGacgagaggaggagggaggagaggaacgGGAGGAGGGATCGAAGCTTTTGTCTTTTTCGTTTTGGCGAGGGCGGGCTTCATTCCCGCGGCGACCGACTTGGGGCGGGACGACGAAGAGGCAGGCTTCCTCCCGCCCCCCCCGCCGGCCTTGCCCCGCTCCTCTCCCGACGGGACCTTCCCGCCCCCGGCGACGCCCGTCCCGCGAGGCTTCATGAAGGGAGAACGGCTTTCTTTATCTCGGCAGAAGAGAACTGCGATGGAGCTCTCCGCATCCTTGCACCCGCCCAGCACCCCCGAACCCGACGGCTTGCCTCCCAGGGCGGCCCCCGCCGTGGTGCTGCTCACCCCTTCCCGGATCAGAACCGACACTTTGGACTGCAGCTTGCCGGACCTGCGTCCGACCGGCTTCCTCGCCTTCCCGCTCCTCTCCGGGTTCTTCTCCCTTTTGCTCTTGCCGGCTTCTCCCAGGGAGCCGGCCCGTTTCGGGGGCTCCCCGGGGGCCCGTTTCTTGGTTTTGGGGCGGCGGCGCTTGCCCAGGCTCAGGGGGTCCCCTCGTTTCGAAGCGCCGGCCTGCGCCTCCGGTTTCCCCGAACCCCGGCCCTCTCCTTCGCCCTCTTCCGGTCGGCAGCAGTAATCGGACATCTCTTCCCCGTCCAAGGAGAGAATTTCctgcctctcctctcttcctcctgcccctcctctctccccctcagaGAGGGAGTCGAAAGGCAGGGAGCGGGGCGGCCGCGGGTCCTGGGAAAAACAGCGACTGGACGAAGAGGCGGCAGTGCaggaagagaaggaggaggaggaggaggaggaggaagaggaggaagtaTAGCCCTGGCTGGTCTCCTCTCTTCCCTGcttcgtcctcctcctcctcaacctCTTCTTCTTCATCTTCGTCCTCTTCATTTTCCTAACCCTCTTTCCCTCGCTGTTGAcaccctcctcttcctccccccctcctcctcctcctctctccctccgtTCTTTCCTGGCCGCAGGTGTGGCCGTAGTTGTCTTCCCTCCCCGCTCCCTCTCCTCCCGCTTCCTGCCCTCGTTTCCGGGGGATGGTTTAGCCTGAGGCACGGTGGTGGTCGTGGTTGTCGTCACGGTGATGGTGCGCTTGATGGCGAACAGGTCCGACCCGTTGAGGTCCTGAATCGAGGGCGGGACCACCGGACCCacttccctctccctccccctctctcgatccctcctcccctccctcctcctctccccctctctcctgctACTGCTGTTTGAACTGCGGCTTCTCGTCTTGCTAGAAACTCGGTTCTctttcctcccctctccctcccgcCTCCTcttcctgctcctctccttcagtcccttccctctctcctcctcctcctccctctccctcctcttcctccttctctcctcctccccttcccGGGAGGACCAGGAGACCGAGCGACGCTGCCTGCCCACGAGAGAGTCTCTGGATCGGGACTGGCGATCTCgaccctccctctcccccctgcTCCGCCTCTTCCTGCTatcgctcctcctcctcctcctcctctccccctccctctccaccTTCCCCCTCTCGctcttctttctctgcttctctttcctgcctctctctccctccttcctcGCTCTCTTCTCTTGCTCTGCCTTCGTTTCTGGTTCCTTTCGCTTGCCGCTTTCGCCTCTCTGGGGGAGGgaagagggtggggggggggggacccccgGGGGCGGGGGCTGGGGGGTGACGGCCGGGGGTCCCCAGAAAGTGTCTTTCGCGGGGGGGGTGCAGGTGCCAGCGTGGGGGGGGACTGAGGGGGCGAGGAAACACGGGCTGGGTTGGTTTGTACCTCTCCTTCCTTCTGCTCACTATCTTACACCGAAGATCCGAAAATTTCCCTCCCTCTCTACCCCACTTCAACCTCGCCagccctcccccccctccctcctttcCCCTACCCTCCCTCCGGTCCTCACCCTCTCCCTCAGACCCCACACTCACTCCTCCCCTCCCTTCTCCGTGTGAACGGAGATCAGATCACCATCCATCATTCTGATAACCCTCTCGCCTTTCAGATTCCTGAAAGGTTTGGCAACAGCGGCAGAggacgagagagagggagaggagggggggaggagaaGGTGGGGCTGGTTCTGGTACTGGTTCCCAGTCCTGTACTGGGACGGCTGCTGTCGAATCGTGGCGGTCAgtctgtgaggaggaggagggggagggagggggagcagCGGTCTCCTCTTCGCCGCGGCGGTCCTGGTCAATTCCTCGTCCTGAACGATTTCTCCTTCCTCGACCTCGGACTCCGATTCCCCGCTCCACTTCCAGGGGAGCCGGACGGCCGGCGGGCGTCTCTCTCGGGCTCCCTCGCTCCCTCCTGCTCTCCTCTGAAGGAGGgatgaggaggtggaggaggacgAAGGGAAAGAGAAGGAGAACCGGCCAGTTTTTTTCGCCGGAGTCTGTTTTCTGATTTCCTCCGTCTCGATGTGGGCGGTCGAATCCGGCTTGCTTTTCTCGCACGTCCCTctgttcctctcctcctcctcctccctctctctcgcgCCTCCTTCTCCCCCTCGCTCCTCCTCcacctctcctcctcctctctcatctGCAGTGTTGCTGCTGTCGCTACCCGGGCTTGGGCAGCTGCTGTCGCTACGGCAGTCCTGACCCTTGGGGCGATTACCGGAGTCCAAATCGCCAGGAGAGCTTGGATTAGATCCCGTGGGATCAAACGGGTCGTACTTCtgccccctctcctcctcctcctcctcctccatctctctctcgTCTGTCGGACAGAAAGGGTCGTAAATTTCCAAATCGTTTTCTGATTCCGAGCTGGACCCCCCGCGGCCCCCGGGACCGGGGTTCAAGGCCGGGAGGCTGCAGGACGAATCGGGGGGCGACGTCGACGAAACGGCGGGGTCTCCCCCCCGGGAGCCAAGGCCGCGGCTGGCCCCCGTGCCGGCGAGACCGGAAGCGGTCGAGGTCGGGGCGCTGGTGGGTATCGGGGTCCCCTCTTCTCCTCCGGGGTCCTGGTGCGCCCCCATGTCGGGAAGGGGGGGCCCCGGTTCTCTCCGCCTCAGATCGAGGTCTGGGCTCTGCGTGGGGAGAGGGTATGGTTGGCGCGGTATGTTTTTTCTAGGGGTACCCCCAGCTCTGA contains the following coding sequences:
- the LOC121305882 gene encoding insulin-2, producing MSPSLSMLLSLALLCWGAGRLPCVEGRVTQHLCGVHLVEALLFVCGPKGFFYTSEILLSPAAHLLLEGREKRGIVEQCCHYYCTYYDLENYCNN
- the scaf1 gene encoding splicing factor, arginine/serine-rich 19, with translation MGAHQDPGGEEGTPIPTSAPTSTASGLAGTGASRGLGSRGGDPAVSSTSPPDSSCSLPALNPGPGGRGGSSSESENDLEIYDPFCPTDEREMEEEEEEERGQKYDPFDPTGSNPSSPGDLDSGNRPKGQDCRSDSSCPSPGSDSSNTADERGGGEVEEERGGEGGAREREEEEERNRGTCEKSKPDSTAHIETEEIRKQTPAKKTGRFSFSFPSSSSTSSSLLQRRAGGSEGARERRPPAVRLPWKWSGESESEVEEGEIVQDEELTRTAAAKRRPLLPLPPPPPPHRLTATIRQQPSQYRTGNQYQNQPHLLLPPSSPSLSSSAAVAKPFRNLKGERVIRMMDGDLISVHTEKGGEDPCFLAPSVPPHAGTCTPPAKDTFWGPPAVTPQPPPPGVPPPPPSSLPQRGESGKRKEPETKAEQEKRARKEGERGRKEKQRKKSERGKVEREGERRRRRRSDSRKRRSRGEREGRDRQSRSRDSLVGRQRRSVSWSSREGEEERRRKRREREEEEERGKGLKERSRKRRREGEGRKENRVSSKTRSRSSNSSSRREGERRREGRRDRERGREREVGPVVPPSIQDLNGSDLFAIKRTITVTTTTTTTVPQAKPSPGNEGRKREERERGGKTTTATPAARKERRERGGGGGGEEEEGVNSEGKRVRKMKRTKMKKKRLRRRRTKQGREETSQGYTSSSSSSSSSSSFSSCTAASSSSRCFSQDPRPPRSLPFDSLSEGERGGAGGREERQEILSLDGEEMSDYCCRPEEGEGEGRGSGKPEAQAGASKRGDPLSLGKRRRPKTKKRAPGEPPKRAGSLGEAGKSKREKNPERSGKARKPVGRRSGKLQSKVSVLIREGVSSTTAGAALGGKPSGSGVLGGCKDAESSIAVLFCRDKESRSPFMKPRGTGVAGGGKVPSGEERGKAGGGGGRKPASSSSRPKSVAAGMKPALAKTKKTKASIPPPVPLLPPPLVAKEHALRKEERGRGERGRTAGWQEERRREEQQQEQVSLSQYLKKLNTQERAVEEVKLSIKPYYQRKEITKEEYKGILRKAVHKICHSRTGEINPVKVNNLVKLYVQRYKYFRKHGRTMDQGERGSGGEQT